One part of the Vicia villosa cultivar HV-30 ecotype Madison, WI linkage group LG6, Vvil1.0, whole genome shotgun sequence genome encodes these proteins:
- the LOC131609978 gene encoding E3 ubiquitin-protein ligase At1g12760-like has protein sequence MEERQPDQEQHCQVITLGTHYPLLPGPQSNDDDDGGCAYSKAVLVVDMVWNLAFVLVAAAVILSTFSERPSTPLRLWLCGYALECVLHVAFVYSEYRRDSFSHTPYSIAKKLEPMNTLASSVWWVFGFYWIVVGGQPLLEDSPRLYWLTVVFLAFDVFFIIFCIGMACIVFFALFCIIPIIALAYALRIREGASEEDIRSLPMYRFSQSNVMVMVDDDNNKHLVKPRIGSYNQSHISELSLHPDDSECCICLSTYVDGTELYRLPCTHHFHCGCISRWLRTKATCPLCKFNIRRADTLV, from the exons ATGGAGGAACGACAGCCCGACCAAGAACAACACTGCCAGGTCATCACTCTCGGAACTCATTACCCCCTCCTCCCCGGCCCCCAATCAAACGACGATGACGACGGCGGATGCGCCTATTCAAAGGCGGTTCTCGTTGTCGACATGGTCTGGAACCTCGCCTTCGTGCTTGTCGCCGCCGCCGTCATCCTATCCACGTTCTCCGAGCGTCCCTCCACTCCTCTGAGACTTTGGCTCTGTGGCTACGCCTTGGAGTGCGTTCTCCATGTCGCTTTTGTTTACTCTGAATATCGTCGTGATTCCTTCTCTCACACTCCTTACAG CATTGCGAAGAAGTTAGAGCCTATGAACACACTGGCATCATCTGTTTGGTGGGTTTTTGGATTTTATTGGATTGTTGTCGGTGGCCAACCACTTCTTGAAGATTCTCCGCGCCTCTACTG GTTAACAGTGGTCTTTCTAGCTTTTGatgtattttttattatcttttgcATTGGGATGGCATGTATAGTTTTCTTTGCTCTCTTCTGCATCATCCCAATAATAGCTTTAGCTTATGCGTTAAGAATCAGAGAAGGTGCTTCAGAAGAGGATATCAGGTCACTTCCTATGTATAGGTTTAGTCAGTCAAATGTAATGGTTATGGTTGATGATGACAACAACAAGCATCTTGTCAAACCAAGAATCGGTTCATACAATCAAAGCCATATCAGCGAGTTATCTCTTCATCCTGATGATTCT GAATGTTGTATCTGCCTTAGTACATACGTTGATGGAACAGAACTGTATCGGCTACCCTGTACCCACCATTTTCATTGTGGATGCATCAGCCGATGGCTTCGGACAAAAGCAACTTGCCCGCTCTGCAAATTTAATATTCGAAGAGCCGACACATTGGTTTAA